One Paenibacillus sp. FSL H7-0737 DNA segment encodes these proteins:
- the aroC gene encoding chorismate synthase gives MSLRYLTAGETHGPQLTAIIEGLPSNLTLDFEELNFQLQRRQKGYGRGRRMQIEKDTAQIVGGVRHGYTTGAPVALVVENKDWTHWKNIMNIEPIPGSDEEKRRVNRPRPGHADLNGGLKYNHTDLRNVLERSSARETAARVACGAVARQLLAAFGVKVAGQVIRIGEIEAPANDLPIDELIERTEQSSVRVVDKETEQKMEAYIDQIKEEGDSIGGIVECIVEGLPIGLGSYVQSDRKLDGAIAGAVMSINAFKGVEIGIGFEAGKLRGSQVHDEIMYEASKGYYRASNRLGGFEGGMTNGMPVVVRGVMKPIPTLYKPLQSVDIDTKEPFTAQVERSDACAVPAACVVLENVVAWEIAKAFLDKFGGDSLEEIKANYENYLSQLESY, from the coding sequence ATGAGTTTGCGCTATTTAACAGCGGGGGAAACGCACGGCCCCCAGCTTACGGCCATTATTGAGGGATTGCCAAGTAATTTGACATTGGATTTTGAAGAGCTTAATTTTCAATTGCAGCGTCGACAAAAGGGTTATGGACGTGGACGTCGCATGCAGATTGAGAAAGATACGGCACAAATTGTAGGTGGAGTGCGTCATGGCTATACTACAGGTGCTCCAGTAGCCTTGGTAGTAGAGAATAAAGACTGGACCCACTGGAAGAACATCATGAATATCGAGCCTATTCCTGGCAGTGACGAAGAAAAACGCCGCGTAAATCGGCCGCGTCCTGGCCATGCAGACCTGAACGGCGGATTGAAGTACAACCATACGGATCTTCGTAACGTACTGGAGCGCTCCAGTGCTCGCGAAACAGCAGCCAGAGTCGCATGTGGCGCTGTAGCCAGACAGCTGCTTGCAGCTTTTGGCGTGAAGGTAGCAGGGCAAGTTATTCGTATCGGTGAAATTGAAGCACCTGCTAACGATCTGCCTATCGATGAGCTGATTGAGCGGACAGAACAGTCCTCTGTTAGAGTTGTCGACAAAGAAACGGAACAGAAGATGGAGGCTTACATAGATCAGATTAAGGAAGAGGGCGACTCCATCGGTGGAATCGTTGAATGTATCGTCGAAGGACTTCCTATCGGACTTGGCAGTTATGTACAGTCTGATCGGAAGCTTGACGGAGCAATCGCTGGGGCGGTAATGTCGATTAATGCATTCAAAGGCGTTGAAATTGGCATTGGGTTTGAAGCTGGCAAATTGCGTGGATCGCAAGTCCATGATGAAATTATGTATGAAGCTTCTAAAGGATACTACCGTGCAAGTAATCGCTTAGGTGGTTTTGAAGGTGGTATGACTAACGGCATGCCGGTTGTAGTACGCGGTGTCATGAAGCCGATCCCTACCCTTTATAAACCGCTTCAAAGTGTAGATATTGACACGAAAGAACCATTTACAGCGCAAGTTGAACGCTCCGATGCTTGTGCAGTTCCAGCGGCGTGTGTTGTTCTGGAAAACGTAGTGGCTTGGGAAATCGCAAAAGCATTCCTTGATAAATTCGGTGGCGACTCACTGGAAGAAATTAAAGCGAACTATGAAAATTACCTATCACAGCTGGAGAGCTACTAA
- the aroH gene encoding chorismate mutase — protein sequence MVNRGIRGATTVTKNEEAEILRETVILLREIVERNDVIAENISNVWITMTNDLDATFPARAIREIEGWEMVPLMCSTEIPVKGSLPMCIRLMVQINTDKSQREIRHVYLNEAQKLRPDLSESKS from the coding sequence GTGGTAAACCGAGGAATTCGCGGAGCAACAACCGTGACTAAGAACGAAGAGGCAGAGATTTTACGTGAGACCGTTATATTGCTGCGGGAGATCGTAGAACGTAATGATGTTATAGCTGAGAATATAAGCAATGTATGGATTACGATGACCAATGATCTGGATGCTACTTTTCCTGCAAGAGCTATTCGTGAGATTGAAGGCTGGGAAATGGTTCCACTTATGTGTTCAACGGAAATCCCAGTTAAAGGAAGCTTGCCGATGTGTATCCGGTTGATGGTACAGATTAATACGGATAAATCGCAGCGTGAGATTCGCCACGTTTATCTGAATGAGGCTCAGAAGCTACGTCCGGATTTATCAGAGAGCAAGTCTTAA
- the aroB gene encoding 3-dehydroquinate synthase, with protein MRTINVDLGDRSYPILIGSGLLKDIAHYCAEAGFSERSPLLVVSDTEVAPRYLPALEEGLRSHGYTVVSHIMTAGEASKSLAVYEEVMTTAIQAGLDRNSAVLALGGGVVGDLAGFVAATYMRGIGFLQIPTTILAHDSSVGGKVAVNHPLAKNMIGAFYQPSMVLYDLDTLSTLPARQVSSGLAEVVKHGLLVDKEFAYWCRDHAEELLELNVEALGYALERGCAIKADVVANDEREHGLRAILNLGHTIGHAIEAVGGYGVFLHGEAIAIGMAGSALLAAKLGRDTFIYEDTVSMLTALSLPVRLPSEYDEDELMDAMMHDKKFKEGKMTFIVPDSIGSVSIVNDVQESLVREVLAELKKEGRPW; from the coding sequence ATGCGTACTATTAATGTAGATTTGGGCGACCGCTCGTATCCTATTCTTATCGGTAGTGGTTTACTAAAGGACATCGCCCATTATTGTGCTGAGGCCGGATTTTCGGAGCGTAGTCCACTGTTAGTAGTGAGTGATACTGAAGTAGCGCCAAGGTACTTGCCGGCTCTTGAAGAAGGTTTACGTTCTCACGGCTATACTGTGGTTAGTCACATAATGACGGCAGGTGAAGCCTCTAAATCATTAGCCGTGTATGAAGAAGTCATGACAACCGCGATTCAAGCAGGATTAGACCGCAATTCAGCAGTTTTAGCTTTAGGCGGCGGCGTGGTTGGCGATTTAGCAGGATTTGTAGCAGCAACCTATATGCGTGGAATCGGCTTTCTGCAAATTCCGACGACGATCCTAGCTCATGATAGTAGTGTAGGTGGTAAAGTGGCGGTCAATCATCCATTAGCCAAAAATATGATAGGGGCTTTCTATCAACCGTCAATGGTACTCTACGATTTGGATACACTAAGTACTCTTCCAGCACGGCAAGTGTCATCAGGTCTGGCTGAAGTGGTAAAGCACGGTCTCCTCGTGGACAAAGAGTTCGCATATTGGTGTCGTGATCATGCCGAAGAGCTGCTAGAGCTGAATGTCGAAGCCTTAGGTTATGCTTTAGAGCGTGGCTGTGCAATTAAGGCAGATGTAGTGGCTAATGATGAGCGTGAGCATGGACTTCGAGCGATATTGAACCTCGGACATACGATCGGACATGCCATTGAAGCAGTTGGTGGGTATGGGGTGTTTCTGCACGGAGAAGCGATTGCGATTGGGATGGCGGGTTCAGCGCTATTGGCGGCGAAGCTTGGGCGGGATACTTTCATTTATGAGGACACTGTATCTATGCTGACCGCGCTGTCACTGCCTGTACGGCTTCCTTCCGAGTATGATGAAGATGAACTGATGGACGCTATGATGCATGATAAGAAATTCAAGGAAGGCAAGATGACCTTTATCGTGCCTGATTCCATAGGCTCTGTAAGCATTGTGAACGATGTGCAGGAGTCGCTTGTGCGAGAGGTTCTCGCAGAGCTTAAGAAGGAGGGAAGACCGTGGTAA
- a CDS encoding CheR family methyltransferase, with product MSDRNVAALTADSDYIGFIHHVKQSTGIDLAQYKEAQMKRRLTTLRVKNGYQTFSDFFAAMMKDKELFYEFLDRMTINVSEFWRNPNRWEVLRDIILPDIQQSGRRLKLWSAACSTGEEPYTLAMILSDKNLLGQTGILATDIDDGALSKAKQGLYLERSLKDVPKDVAARYFKPEGHLLKVSDTLKKNIDFRKQNLLLDKFDEGFDLIICRNVMIYFTEEAKNKLYHKFSASLRPGGYLFVGSTEQIFTPAQYGFESTETFFYRKK from the coding sequence CGGAATTGATCTGGCTCAGTATAAAGAAGCGCAGATGAAGCGGCGTTTAACGACTCTTCGTGTGAAGAATGGATATCAAACCTTTAGTGATTTTTTTGCCGCAATGATGAAGGACAAGGAATTATTTTATGAATTTTTGGACCGAATGACGATTAATGTCTCCGAGTTTTGGCGGAATCCGAATCGGTGGGAAGTACTGCGAGATATCATTCTTCCTGACATACAACAATCTGGTCGCAGATTGAAACTGTGGAGTGCTGCATGTTCCACTGGAGAAGAACCCTATACGCTGGCTATGATTTTATCGGATAAGAATTTATTGGGACAGACTGGCATTCTGGCTACGGATATTGACGACGGTGCGCTTTCCAAAGCAAAGCAAGGTTTGTATCTGGAACGTTCTTTAAAGGATGTGCCTAAGGATGTTGCTGCTCGTTATTTTAAACCCGAGGGTCATTTATTAAAAGTTAGCGACACGCTTAAGAAAAACATAGATTTCCGTAAACAGAACCTACTGCTGGACAAGTTCGATGAGGGTTTTGATCTTATCATTTGTCGCAATGTAATGATCTATTTTACTGAAGAGGCGAAGAATAAGCTCTACCATAAGTTCTCGGCTAGTTTACGTCCAGGCGGGTATTTGTTTGTAGGTAGTACAGAGCAGATCTTTACGCCAGCGCAATATGGCTTTGAATCGACGGAAACCTTTTTCTATCGTAAAAAATAA